In Ascochyta rabiei chromosome 2, complete sequence, one genomic interval encodes:
- a CDS encoding Vacuolar protein sorting-associated protein 11, with the protein MAVTPWQFKFFDVSQVKLPDDESAFLAEPGNTTSVVSGSGSIFVGSADGVVRILSQAFKVVRAFQAHDAGAITYMKQVEGTALLVTIAEDLSNEPVLKVWALDKLEKKTGIPRCQSTLPIQNGRKQFPISAFAALDDLSQLAVGFANGAVTVVRGDLIHDRGARQRTVFESEEPITGIEFREGNITTLYIATTARIMTLVISGRGQGQPAKSLDEYGCGRDCIAVDKTTRDVVVGRNDAIYYYGQHGRGPPYTYEGEKKMVSTYKDYVVIVAPPKSNAIPRSNPLRAFGVGAADDAFNTSTFTLLNTELRYVAHQEQLTSQVQHIISEWGDLFIFTIEGKIFRYHEKPFAQKLDMLYQRNLYVLAINLAQKAGLDASQQNVILRKFGDYLYSKQDYDTAMQQYLKAIDNTEPSQVIRKFLDTQRIHNLIEYLEELHDHHKATSDHTTLLLNCYAKLKDVDKLEEFIKSPDDLKFDLDTAISMCRQGGYYDQAAFLARKHGEHELVVDVLIEDSKRYAEALAYIWRLEPEVAYFNLMKYATVLLQQIPRDTTQLFIDYYTAVFQPKKDAIVIPTAPSSGGGMGMGLGVASSAVQNLAALLPLPYMNTNALASPPTGEQKSTMSQAQIIEQTSDEPAPEYKVPKPRTAFSAFVDHPQEFIVFLEACINSDNLREDDKVDLYTTLFEMYLHSASSKKDGERQAWENKARKLVEKKDIPIDTSNVLLLSHLSDFRDGAILVREQQGLHFDIFRSYTATNDTQGAIRALRKYGPEEPALYPAALAYFTSSPEILAEAGDELDSVLKKIDEDGLMAPLQVIQTLSTNGVATMGMVKSYLSATIERERVEIATNRRTIETFRADTESKKTELQNLNTKPVVFQAARCKVCNKALELPVVHFLCKHSFHQSCLSTDEDVRDAEVECPICSGQNATVKAIRRAQIESAERHDLFADALRRSRDGFAVISEWFGRGVMGVEGKD; encoded by the exons ATGGCCGTGACTCCG TGGCAGTTCAAGTTCTTCGACGTCTCGCAAGTGAAGCTCCCGGACGACGAGAGCGCGTTCCTCGCCGAG CCCGGCAACACTACGAGCGTCGTCTCCGGCTCCGGGAGCATCTTCGTAGGCAGCGCCGATGGCGTCGTCCGCATCCTGTCGCAGGCCTTCAAGGTCGTGCGCGCCTTCCAGGCCCACGATGCCGGCGCAATCACCTACATGAAGCAGGTCGAGGGCACTGCGCTGCTCGTCACCATCGCCGAGGACCTGTCCAACGAGCCCGTGCTGAAGGTCTGGGCACTCGACAAGCTGGAGAAGAAGACGGGCATCCCACGCTGTCAAAGCACCCTCCCGATCCAGAATGGGCGCAAGCAGTTCCCCATATCAGCCTTTGCCGCCCTCGACGATCTGTCGCAGCTTGCCGTAGGGTTTGCGAACGGCGCCGTCACGGTGGTCAGAGGCGACCTGATCCACGACCGGGGAGCGCGGCAGCGCACTGTCTTCGAGTCGGAGGAGCCCATCACCGGCATCGAGTTCAGGGAAGGGAACATCACCACCCTCTATATAGCCACAACCGCACGTATCATGACCCTCGTGATATCAGGCCGCGGCCAGGGGCAGCCAGCCAAATCCCTGGACGAGTACGGCTGCGGGAGAGACTGCATAGCCGTGGACAAGACCACGCGAGACGTTGTTGTAGGGAGAAACGATGCCATCTACTACTACGGTCAGCACGGGCGAGGCCCGCCGTATACCTACGAAGGCGAGAAGAAGATGGTCTCGACCTACAAGGATTACGTCGTAATCGTGGCACCACCCAAGTCGAATGCAATACCTAGGTCGAATCCGTTGAGGGCTTTCGGTGTCGGTGCAGCCGACGACGCTTTCAACACATCGACCTTTACGTTACTGAACACCGAGCTGCGGTATGTAGCGCATCAGGAGCAGTTGACATCACAAGTGCAGCACATCATTTCTGAGTGGGGTGATCTCTTCATCTTCACAATCGAGGGCAAG ATCTTCAGATACCATGAGAAGCCGTTTGCGCAGAAACTCGACATGCTCTATCAGAGAAATCTCTACGTGCTTGCGATCAATTTGGCCCAAAAGGCTGGTCTCGATGCGTCGCAGCAGAATGTCATACTCAGGAAGTTCGGCGACTACCTCTACTCGAAGCAGGACTACGACACAGCCATGCAGCAGTATCTAAAGGCCATTGATAACACGGAACCTTCTCAAGTCATACGAAAA TTCCTAGATACACAGAGGATACACAACTTGATCGAGTACCTGGAAGAGCTCCACGATCACCACAAAGCCACCTCAGACCACACGACTCTATTGCTGAACTGCTACGCGAAACTAAAGGATGTCGACAAGTTGGAGGAATTCATCAAATCGCCTGATGACCTGAAGTTCGACCTAGATACCGCCATTTCCATGTGTCGCCAAGGAGGCTACTACGACCAGGCTGCTTTCCTTGCCCGTAAACATGGCGAACATGAGCTTGTAGTTGACGTCCTCATCGAAGACTCGAAGCGATATGCGGAAGCACTAGCCTACATCTGGCGGTTGGAGCCTGAGGTCGCCTACTTCAATCTCATGAAGTACGCTACAGTTTTGCTTCAGCAAATACCCAGGGACACTACACAACTGTTTATCGATTACTACACAGCAGTTTTCCAACCCAAAAAGGACGCGATTGTGATCCCAACCGCCCCTTCGTCGGGAGGTGGAATGGGCATGGGGCTCGGTGTGGCGTCGAGCGCAGTGCAAAACCTCGCGGCGCTGTTACCACTACCATACATGAACACCAACGCGCTGGCGTCGCCTCCCACAGGTGAACAGAAGAGCACGATGAGCCAAGCTCAGATCATTGAACAAACCTCGGACGAGCCTGCGCCCGAGTACAAGGTCCCCAAACCACGAACTGCCTTTTCTGCATTCGTCGATCACCCTCAAGAGTTCATTGTGTTCCTTGAGGCTTGCATCAACTCGGACAACCTGCGAGAGGATGACAAAGTTGATCTCTACACGACATTGTTCGAGATGTATCTACATAGTGCATCGTCAAAGAAAGACGGTGAGCGGCAGGCTTGGGAGAACAAAGCGAGGAAGCTCGTCGAGAAAAAGGACATTCCCATCGACACTTCAAACGTTCTGTTGCTTTCTCATCTCTCCGATTTCCGCGATGGTGCAATACTCGTCCGTGAGCAGCAGGGACTCCACTTCGACATCTTCCGTAGCTACACCGCTACGAACGACACGCAAGGTGCAATCCGCGCGCTGCGCAAGTACGGTCCGGAGGAGCCAGCTCTCTACCCTGCCGCACTAGCGTACTTCACCTCTTCCCCTGAGATACTGGCTGAGGCTGGCGACGAGCTCGATTCAGTTCTCAAGAAGATCGACGAAGACGGGCTCATGGCGCCCCTCCAGGTCATCCAGACTCTCTCCACAAACGGCGTCGCTACCATGGGTATGGTCAAATCCTACCTCAGCGCGACCATTGAGCGCGAACGTGTCGAAATCGCAACCAACAGACGCACCATCGAGACGTTCCGCGCCGACACAGAAAGCAAGAAGACGGAGCTTCAGAACCTCAACACGAAGCCGGTGGTGTTCCAAGCAGCTCGCTGCAAGGTGTGCAACAAGGCTTTGGAATTGCCAGTCGTGCACTTCCTCTGCAAGCACAGCTTCCACCAGAGTTGTCTGAGCACAGACGAGGATGTCCGGGATGCCGAAGTCGAGTGCCCGATCTGTAGCGGCCAGAACGCAACCGTCAAGGCGATTCGGCGCGCTCAAATCGAGAGCGCAGAAAGACACGACCTGTTCGCGGATGCACTGCGCAGGAGCAGGGATGGGTTCGCGGTTATCAGTGAGTGGTTTGGCAGAGGAGTCATGGGCGTGGAAGGGAAGGACTAG
- a CDS encoding RNA-binding RNA annealing protein, protein MSESRLDQSLESIISSRKQSGRKGRGGRRPDAGRPAATAAPVGGVKKSTKQAKQPKAAPAGPAAVGGESKIMISNLPLDVEQNQLQDYFASAVGVGRPKKILMQYGPNGKSLGSATVIFNRPEQASKATTALNGVKIDNRPIRVDLLVSAANVPATKQSSLADRVTQPKKDKPKPATAAKAAPAAGKGRGEATRGRGGRGGRERQKKKTIEELDAEMADYFPTAEGGNDVMVSNGAEAAPAVAGGDTAMDDEML, encoded by the exons ATGTCTGAATCACGCTTGGACCAGTCCCTCGAGTCCATCATCAGCTCGAGGAAGCAGTCAGGCCGCAAGGGCCGCGGCGGCCGTCGCCCAGATGCCGGTCGCCCTGCTGCCACCGCCGCCCCTGTCGGTGGTGTCAAGAAGTCGACAAAGCAGGCCAAGCAGCCCAAGGCAGCTCCTGCCGGCCCCGCTGCTGTCGGCGGTGAGAGCAAGATTATGATCTCCAACTTG CCGTTGGACGTCGAGCAGAACCAACTTCAG GATTACTTTGCCTCCGCAGTCGGTGTTGGCAGGCCCAAGAAGATCCTCATGCAGTACGGACCAAACGGCAAGAGCCTCGGAAGCGCTACCGTCATCTTCAACAGGCCCGAACAGGCCTCCAAGGCCACCACTGCCTTGAACGGAGTTAAGATTGACAACCGCCCTATTCGCGTTGACCTCCTTGTCAGCGCTGCGAACGTACCCGCAACCAAGCAGTCTTCTCTTGCCGACCGCGTCAC ACAACCGAAAAAGGACAAGCCCAAGCCGGCAACAGCCGCAAAAGCCGCTCCTGCTGCTGGTAAAGGACGCGGGGAGGCCACCCGTGGTCGCGGTGGCCGTGGTGGCCGCGAGcgccagaagaagaagacaaTCGAGGAGCTTGACGCTGAGATGGCTGACTACTTCCCCACCGCCGAGGGCGGCAACGATGTCATGGTCAGCAACGGCGCCGAGGCTGCCCCGGCTGTTGCGGGAGGTGACACTGCCATGGACGACGAGATGCTCTGA
- a CDS encoding tRNA(Ile)-lysidine synthetase translates to MQTSKFREHVHVRMSVHGQSFETSEQRVELRVLPHTAKLPFDPDPLSCLFCILISAGRCELFNATASYMWRSNVLRLREKSSAAAWRNTRAHSSQTSLPISDQEFWRALGRVDDNLVKHKHDDFVLKIGFAISGGVDSMALAALFANLKNSKEYQTPQIHAHAFIVDHKVRPESTEEADWVAEQCRSKFDMQASVLPLSWPAGFDPLDHKRFETDARTLRYQTLGRACRAARIRTLLLAHHGDDQAETVLMRLANNRLRSGLQAMQPVDWIPECHGIHGVSHSGLHTRNRTNSPFPVEDGGVSILRPLLGFDKSRLIATCKHHGVAWAEDKTNHLQTYTSRNAIRHILKNHELPAALNIRSLVEISLQMQKRVAQHREDARLALQCCPKRLDIQAGSLLIRFPSFDSLFDQSPVDQRNVNKAKNKAYCLLEQAGQLITPRETAPLGELAATVANIWPEFLELEGTDPSQTAFSGNKTNYCIYSIWWRKWDRPSPFSERFRNPGGAAHAHPHEWLLTRQPLENHKPDSSPRSFQYAPSRVFPLTQDPIPTLNSVANDGYQLFDSRWWIRIRNNSADALTLRFFTKDDLAHIPSLHDAKRFGRRPERFIAAALSLLKPVDLRFTLPAVFRQDPVTKQETLVGFPTLDVSIGQLGSPEDVCTWQVRYKKIGHSSGSVVSGITHAMIEKELAKFDKKVTKVADKRNPEDKRGKLSAQYRGQLQLNMESEKTKSSDPMRAGKKRANHDKTVPLVPAAESQRRGRSENREGGGYKIKWEDLQDRFSC, encoded by the exons ATGCAGACGTCGAAATTTCGAGAACATGTCCATGTCCGTATGTCCGTGCACGGGCAGAGCTTCGAGACCTCGGAACAACGCGTCGAGCTTCGTGTATTACCACATACAGCCAAGCTGCCATTCGACCCAGACCCTCTTTCTTGTCTCTTCTGTATATTGATTAGTGCAGGGCGTTGCGAGCTGTTCAATGCCACGGCTTCGTACATGTGGAGAAGCAATGTCCTCAGGTTGAGGGAGAAATCCTCTGCTGCGGCATGGCGCAACACTCGGGCACATAGCTCGCAGACGAGCTTGCCTATCTCTGATCAAGAGTTTTGGCGCGCTCTGGGGCGTGTCGATGATAATCTCGTGAAGCACAAACACGATGACTTCGTCCTGAAGATAG GCTTCGCTATCAGTGGAGGCGTGGATTCCATGGCACTCGCTGCATTGTTTGCGAACCTCAAGAATTCTAAAGAGTACCAGACGCCTCAAATCCATGCACATGCATTCATCGTAGACCATAAAGTGCGTCCAGAGAGCACAGAAGAAGCAGACTGGGTTGCCGAGCAGTGCCGCTCCAAAT TCGATATGCAAGCTTCTGTCCTGCCTCTTTCATGGCCCGCTGGATTTGACCCGCTCGATCACAAGCGCTTCGAGACGGACGCACGCACGCTACGATACCAGACACTTGGCCGTGCCTGTCGCGCAGCGCGCATTAGAACATTGCTTCTCGCGCACCACGGCGATGACCAGGCGGAGACGGTCCTCATGCGTCTTGCGAACAACCGCCTGCGCTCCGGCCTGCAAGCCATGCAGCCTGTCGATTGGATTCCTGAGTGTCACGGCATTCATGGAGTCTCACACAGTGGACTTCATACAAGAAATCGAACAAACTCGCCGTTTCCGGTTGAAGACGGAGGTGTGAGCATCCTGCGGCCTCTCCTTGGATTTGACAAATCGCGCCTCATTGCTACGTGTAAACACCATGGAGTGGCTTGGGCTGAAGACAAGACAAACCATTTACAAACGTACACATCACGCAACGCCATTCGACATATTTTGAAAAATCATGAGCTGCCAGCTGCTTTGAACATCAGGTCGCTCGTGGAAATATCGCTTCAGATGCAGAAACGCGTAGCACAGCACAGAGAGGATGCGAGACTCGCATTACAATGTTGTCCCAAGCGGCTCGATATCCAAGCGGGTTCGCTGCTAATTCGTTTCCCTTCGTTCGACAGCCTTTTTGATCAGTCCCCCGTTGATCAGCGGAACGTGAACAAGGCCAAGAATAAGGCCTACTGTCTCCTCGAGCAAGCCGGTCAATTGATCACGCCTAGGGAGACTGCACCGCTAGGAGAACTAGCTGCCACTGTCGCAAATATTTGGCCTGAGTTTCTTGAGCTTGAAGGAACCGACCCATCTCAAACTGCGTTTTCTGGTAACAAAACAAACTACTGCATTTACAGTATCTGGTGGCGGAAGTGGGACAGGCCTTCTCCCTTTTCCGAGCGATTCAGGAACCCTGGTGGCGCTGCACATGCTCATCCTCACGAATGGCTGCTTACGCGCCAACCTCTGGAAAACCACAAACCGGACTCATCCCCTAGAAGTTTCCAATATGCTCCTTCACGCGTCTTTCCTCTCACACAAGATCCCATCCCGACGCTGAACAGCGTGGCGAACGATGGATACCAGCTCTTCGATAGCCGCTGGTGGATACGCATCAGGAACAACAGCGCCGACGCTCTCACACTGCGCTTCTTCACTAAAGACGATCTCGCCCACATTCCATCTCTGCACGACGCAAAGCGTTTCGGTCGGCGTCCTGAACGCTTCATCGCCGCCGCTTTATCACTGCTGAAACCTGTAGATCTGCGCTTCACACTCCCAGCTGTGTTTCGACAAGATCCGGTCACTAAACAAGAAACTCTTGTCGGATTCCCGACACTGGACGTGAGTATAGGACAGCTTGGGTCTCCAGAGGACGTATGCACGTGGCAGGTTCGATACAAGAAGATAGGTCACTCGAGTGGGAGTGTCGTCTCGGGTATTACACACGCAATGATCGAAAAGGAGCTGGCAAAGTTTGACAAGAAGGTGACAAAGGTCGCAGATAAAAGAAATCCAGAGGATAAGCGGGGTAAACTTTCTGCACAGTATCGCGGCCAGTTGCAGTTGAACATGGAATCCGAAAAGACAAAATCTTCTGACCCTATGAGAGCCGGGAAGAAGAGAGCAAACCACGACAAAACCGTACCGCTCGTGCCCGCTGCCGAATCACAACGACGCGGTCGGTCGGAGAACAGGGAGGGCGGTGGGTACAAGATCAAGTGGGAAGATTTGCAAGATCGATTCAGTTGTTAA
- a CDS encoding mitochondrial heat shock protein Hsp10: MSALKSIRSLAPLLDRVLVQRLKPEAKTATGIFLPETAVKELNEAKVLAVGPGAYDKSGNRVAVSVQPGDKVLIPQFGGSPIKVGEEEYSLFRDHELLAKINE, encoded by the exons ATG TCTGCCCTCAAGTCCATCCGCTCCCTTGCCCCGCTCCTCGACCGCGTGCTCGTGCAGCGCCTCAAGCCTGAAGCCAAGACCGCAACCGGCATTTTCCTGCCCGAGACAGCCGTCAAGGAGCTGAACGAGGCCAAGGTGCTCGCCGTCGGCCCCGGCGCATACGACAAGTCTGGCAACCGCGTCGCCGTCAGCGTCCAGCCTGGCGACAAGGTCCTGATTCCCCAGTTCGGCGGCTCTCCCATCAAGGTTGGCGAGGAGGAGTACTCGCTGTTCCGCGACCACGA GCTGCTGGCCAAGATCAACGAGTAA